In one window of Mycobacteriales bacterium DNA:
- a CDS encoding DinB family protein, with the protein MYEPAEDDESTGLLRYLDQQLDALRASVFGLTEEQSRATPCRSALSLAGLLKHVTHGMRGATARLNGTAAAPDADAIAAYLASFAPLPEESTESLVADFDAARADYLRVFQVADPGATAIEPPAPWHGRFDDRPIRLRYFLVHQIEEMARHAGHADIIREQLDGTSIPALVLTVEGAPANDFFQPYSPAPGTIGAA; encoded by the coding sequence ATGTACGAGCCGGCAGAGGACGACGAGAGCACTGGACTGCTTCGCTATCTCGACCAGCAGCTCGATGCGCTGCGCGCTTCGGTCTTCGGCCTCACCGAGGAGCAGAGCCGCGCGACGCCGTGTCGAAGCGCGCTGTCGTTGGCCGGCCTGCTCAAGCACGTCACTCACGGCATGAGGGGCGCAACGGCACGGCTCAACGGCACCGCGGCGGCTCCGGACGCTGACGCGATCGCGGCATACCTGGCGAGCTTCGCACCGCTTCCCGAGGAGAGCACCGAGTCCCTCGTCGCGGACTTCGACGCAGCGCGCGCCGACTATTTGCGCGTGTTCCAGGTGGCTGACCCGGGTGCGACGGCGATCGAGCCGCCGGCGCCCTGGCACGGCCGCTTCGACGACCGCCCGATCCGGCTGCGCTACTTCCTCGTACATCAGATCGAGGAGATGGCGCGCCACGCCGGCCACGCGGACATCATCCGTGAGCAGCTCGACGGGACGTCGATCCCGGCGCTCGTGCTGACCGTCGAGGGTGCGCCGGCCAACGACTTCTTCCAGCCGTACTCGCCCGCTCCCGGCACGATCGGCGCGGCGTGA
- a CDS encoding SDR family NAD(P)-dependent oxidoreductase translates to MKVLVTGGTGFVGAHTVAALLDAGHEVRVLARRPERVVSTIGALGVDVATVDVAEGDMTDADAVARAVKGVDAVIHSAAVVAALDRRQAERSVDTNVDGTRIVIDAAVAEGCDPIVHVSSIAAVFTPSVEVVTADLPLMTAADNPYTRSKALADQVARDRQSAGRPVTIVYPGGVIGPPVGNVCGDAAEGFASILRIGFLVLSEGGINVIDVRDLAAVLVATLTPGRGPRRYMAGGTLVPMSEIIATFRRATGKRIPAVRAPGSVYRGLGATLDAMRRVVAFNSPFTAEGMQLLTLAKDTDDSAVHDDLGISYRPATDTLTDALRGLYAAGRVTARQAGNLAR, encoded by the coding sequence GTGAAGGTGCTCGTCACCGGCGGGACGGGGTTCGTCGGCGCGCACACGGTGGCGGCACTGCTCGACGCCGGCCACGAGGTGCGCGTACTGGCCCGCCGACCTGAACGGGTGGTTTCGACGATCGGTGCGCTGGGCGTCGACGTGGCGACAGTCGACGTCGCCGAAGGCGACATGACCGATGCCGATGCGGTCGCGCGGGCCGTCAAGGGTGTCGACGCGGTCATCCACTCCGCGGCGGTGGTCGCAGCCTTGGATCGCCGGCAGGCGGAGCGATCCGTCGACACCAACGTCGACGGCACCCGGATCGTCATCGATGCCGCGGTTGCCGAAGGCTGCGACCCGATCGTGCACGTGTCGAGCATCGCCGCCGTCTTCACCCCGTCGGTCGAGGTCGTCACCGCCGACTTACCGCTCATGACCGCGGCGGACAACCCCTACACCCGCTCCAAAGCCCTCGCCGACCAGGTTGCCCGCGACCGGCAGTCGGCAGGCCGGCCGGTCACGATCGTGTACCCGGGAGGCGTCATCGGGCCACCCGTGGGCAACGTCTGTGGCGATGCCGCCGAAGGGTTCGCCTCGATTCTGCGGATCGGCTTCCTGGTGTTGTCCGAGGGTGGCATCAACGTCATCGACGTCCGCGACCTCGCGGCGGTGCTCGTCGCGACACTGACACCGGGACGCGGCCCTCGCCGCTACATGGCGGGCGGCACCCTCGTACCGATGTCCGAGATCATCGCGACGTTTCGCCGAGCGACCGGCAAACGGATACCCGCGGTCCGCGCTCCCGGCAGCGTCTACCGCGGCCTCGGCGCAACGCTGGACGCGATGCGCCGGGTGGTTGCGTTCAACAGCCCGTTCACCGCGGAAGGGATGCAGCTGCTCACCCTCGCGAAGGACACCGACGACTCGGCCGTCCATGACGACCTCGGCATCAGCTACCGGCCCGCGACCGACACGCTCACCGATGCCCTCCGCGGCCTGTACGCCGCCGGGCGTGTGACGGCCAGACAGGCCGGCAACCTCGCACGCTAG